A genomic window from Prunus persica cultivar Lovell chromosome G2, Prunus_persica_NCBIv2, whole genome shotgun sequence includes:
- the LOC18784722 gene encoding F-box protein PP2-A13 yields the protein MGANLSGRVSDKEGLVQPRLGDLPESCVAMVLMNMDPPEICKLARLNRAFRGASSADFIWESKLPPNYRFIVDRVFDETTKLNISGKRDIYARLCRSKSFDGGTKEIWLDKNKGGICLSISSKALSITGIDDRRYWNFIAIDESRFQIVAYLQQTWWFEVSGEFEFQFPLGRYSLFFRLHLGRSSKRLGRRVCNSEHVHGWNKKPVRFELSTSNGHRAVSQCYLDNPGNWVDYHVGDFVVDNPHALIKIKYSMTQIDCTHTKGGVCVDSVLIYPSGVAKEP from the exons ATGGGTGCTAATTTATCGGGTAGAGTTTCGGATAAGGAGGGTTTGGTGCAGCCAAGGCTTGGGGATTTACCAGAGAGCTGTGTGGCAATGGTTTTGATGAACATGGACCCTCCTGAGATCTGCAAATTGGCCCGGTTGAACCGGGCTTTTCGCGGTGCTTCATCGGCTGATTTCATCTGGGAATCGAAGTTGCCACCGAATTATCGGTTTATTGTAGACAGGGTGTTTGATGAAACTACTAAGTTGAATATTTCAGGGAAGAGGGATATCTATGCCAGGCTTTGCAGGTCTAAGTCCTTTGATGGTGGCACAAAG GAAATTTGGCTAGATAAAAACAAGGGTGGTATCTGTTTGTCGATTTCTTCGAAGGCGTTATCGATTACAGGGATAGATGATAGGAGGTATTGGAATTTCATAGCAATTGATGAATCTAG ATTCCAGATAGTCGCCTATCTCCAACAAACCTGGTGGTTTGAAGTCAGTGGAGAGTTTGAGTTTCAATTTCCATTAGGTAGATACAGCCTGTTCTTTAGGCTCCACCTTGGCAGATCCTCGAAGAGATTGGGTCGCAGAGTATGCAATTCTGAGCATGTTCATGGCTGGAACAAAAAACCAGTGAGGTTTGAGCTATCAACTTCTAATGGTCACCGTGCTGTATCCCAATGTTACTTGGATAATCCTGGAAACTGGGTCGATTACCATGTGGGAGATTTTGTTGTTGACAATCCTCATGCTttgatcaagatcaaataTTCGATGACCCAGATCGATTGCACTCACACCAAAGGCGGTGTTTGCGTAGACTCTGTGTTAATATACCCTAGTGGTGTAGCAAAAGAGCCTTAG